A single window of Streptomyces xanthii DNA harbors:
- a CDS encoding DinB family protein, whose translation MTRIDDTPAAWDDRTQLTTFLDYARDTARAKCEGVSAEHARTALLPGSPLMTLSGLINHLRWVEYFWFQVVFLGEEDEGPWTDEDPDREMRIAVDIPLPELLDAYAEQSARYREIVAKHPLDTKAQRTTRPGQEIDLRWILHHLTEETARHNGHLDILREMLDGKTGS comes from the coding sequence ATGACTCGTATCGACGACACACCTGCCGCCTGGGACGACCGCACCCAGCTGACCACGTTCCTCGACTACGCGCGCGACACGGCCCGCGCGAAGTGCGAGGGCGTCTCCGCGGAGCACGCCCGTACGGCGCTCCTGCCCGGATCCCCGCTGATGACCCTGAGCGGACTGATCAACCACCTGCGCTGGGTCGAGTACTTCTGGTTCCAGGTCGTCTTCCTCGGAGAGGAGGACGAGGGGCCGTGGACCGACGAGGATCCCGACCGCGAGATGCGCATCGCCGTCGACATCCCGCTCCCTGAGCTGCTCGACGCGTACGCCGAGCAGAGCGCCCGCTACCGGGAGATCGTGGCGAAGCATCCTCTGGACACGAAGGCGCAGCGCACGACGCGGCCGGGCCAGGAGATCGATCTGCGCTGGATCCTGCATCACCTCACCGAGGAGACGGCCCGGCACAACGGGCACCTCGACATCCTGCGTGAGATGCTCGACGGCAAGACCGGCAGCTGA
- a CDS encoding TetR/AcrR family transcriptional regulator, with amino-acid sequence MPSRPSDAPSRTSPAPPSDAAPARPHGRPPGRPRAGVNSAVFAATLSTVVELGYARATVERIAAAAGVAKSTVYRRWPTKGALIVDCLLDALGPAPLEGGTHAEILESSVRRVAARIGEPGVGDAFAGVFSDAVSDPALREILATRLQQPYLTALQEALGEPEHRVLFLIDVVVGVLLHRMGMTGEPMVERDVDALVAMVLPHFAAGPGGR; translated from the coding sequence ATGCCTTCGCGCCCCTCCGACGCTCCGTCCCGCACCTCACCCGCGCCCCCGTCGGACGCCGCACCCGCCCGACCGCACGGCCGCCCGCCCGGCCGCCCCCGCGCGGGCGTCAACTCCGCTGTGTTCGCTGCGACGTTGAGCACGGTCGTCGAGCTGGGGTACGCCCGCGCCACCGTCGAGCGCATCGCGGCCGCGGCCGGTGTGGCGAAGTCGACGGTCTACCGGCGCTGGCCGACCAAGGGCGCGCTGATCGTCGACTGCCTTCTCGACGCCCTGGGGCCGGCCCCGCTGGAGGGTGGCACCCACGCCGAGATCCTGGAGTCGAGCGTGCGGCGCGTCGCCGCGCGGATCGGCGAGCCGGGAGTCGGGGACGCGTTCGCCGGAGTGTTCAGCGACGCCGTCAGCGACCCGGCGCTGCGCGAGATCCTGGCGACGCGGCTGCAACAGCCGTATCTGACCGCGCTCCAGGAGGCGCTCGGCGAGCCGGAGCACCGGGTGCTGTTCCTCATCGACGTCGTGGTGGGCGTCCTGCTGCACCGGATGGGGATGACGGGCGAGCCGATGGTCGAGCGGGACGTGGACGCGCTGGTCGCCATGGTGCTGCCCCACTTCGCGGCCGGTCCCGGCGGGCGCTGA
- a CDS encoding alpha/beta hydrolase: protein MSEHSESGGIGGTGAAALAAPERPAEPDWEHVTAGELAAFSEAENRFRASAAARVATGEPDPGAAVEWRTVRLPGHELPVRLYRPRPTGGPSDGAALPLVVHVHGGGFVGTATQSDWVNSHLAVRLPAVVASVDHRLLSFDSPLPRAADDVWDVLRHLAGDAAAWGIDPERIALFGESCGALLGALTAIRARAAAGPALRAQVLVNPAVDTTDALSTTPP from the coding sequence ATGAGTGAGCACAGCGAGTCGGGCGGAATCGGCGGCACGGGCGCGGCGGCGCTCGCCGCCCCGGAACGTCCGGCGGAGCCGGACTGGGAACATGTCACGGCAGGTGAACTGGCCGCCTTCAGCGAGGCGGAGAACCGCTTCCGCGCCTCGGCCGCCGCGCGCGTCGCCACCGGAGAGCCCGACCCCGGCGCGGCCGTCGAGTGGCGGACCGTACGGCTGCCGGGGCACGAACTGCCGGTCCGCTTGTACCGGCCCCGGCCCACCGGCGGACCGTCGGACGGCGCGGCTCTGCCCCTCGTCGTCCACGTCCACGGGGGCGGGTTCGTCGGCACGGCGACGCAGAGCGACTGGGTCAACAGCCACCTGGCGGTCCGGCTGCCCGCAGTCGTCGCCTCGGTCGACCACCGGCTCCTGTCCTTCGACAGCCCACTGCCGCGCGCCGCCGACGACGTCTGGGACGTCCTGCGGCACCTGGCCGGCGACGCCGCGGCATGGGGCATCGACCCGGAGCGGATCGCCCTGTTCGGGGAGAGCTGCGGGGCACTGCTCGGCGCGTTGACGGCGATCCGGGCCCGCGCGGCGGCGGGCCCCGCCCTCCGGGCCCAGGTGCTGGTGAACCCGGCGGTCGACACGACGGACGCCCTGTCGACCACGCCTCCATGA
- a CDS encoding alpha/beta hydrolase — protein MTEHARTPSLSLPQLRLFRRLAVPPGTDPRQLSPLHADDLSGLPPALVVVPTHDPLADHGRRYAERLDAAGTPTRLTEHQGAIHAFLSMPGIVPQAEPARAEILDFLRTALSE, from the coding sequence ATGACCGAGCACGCGCGGACGCCGTCCCTGAGCCTGCCCCAACTCCGCCTGTTCCGGCGGCTGGCCGTGCCGCCCGGTACCGACCCGCGCCAGCTCTCCCCGCTGCACGCGGACGACCTCAGCGGTCTGCCGCCCGCCCTCGTCGTCGTACCGACCCACGACCCGCTCGCCGACCACGGCCGCCGCTACGCCGAGCGGCTCGACGCGGCCGGCACGCCCACCCGCCTCACGGAACACCAGGGCGCGATCCACGCCTTCCTGTCCATGCCCGGGATCGTCCCGCAGGCGGAACCGGCCCGGGCGGAGATCCTCGACTTCCTCCGCACCGCCCTGAGCGAGTGA
- a CDS encoding MBL fold metallo-hydrolase yields the protein MTDPSSAPPAEVPYGAVSVLVGDRRGAFPYGNSLLVRGRDATVVVDPSLSLVDHVPAADMVLVSHGHEDHVAGLGGYDMPVHVHEKDLAAVRSRAAMVASFGPAEEHRDALDRQLRDEFRVADRPDAQGFAEGTVFDLGGRTVTVVHLPGHTAGHCGFLVEPDGFLFVADIDLTSFGPFYGDAGSSLVDFEASLRRCREIDARWYGTAHQKGVIEGAAEFRSRLDAFTGVVERRDATLLSLLDEPLGVGELATHRLVYRPHVEGVNVPLVERRTLVRHLARLSGQGRVEEVEPGLFRSTGK from the coding sequence GTGACCGATCCGTCCTCCGCTCCCCCGGCCGAAGTGCCGTACGGGGCGGTCTCGGTGCTGGTCGGGGACCGGCGTGGCGCGTTTCCGTACGGGAACTCGCTGCTGGTGCGCGGGAGGGACGCGACCGTCGTCGTGGATCCCTCGCTGTCCCTGGTGGATCACGTGCCGGCGGCGGACATGGTGCTGGTGAGCCATGGGCACGAGGACCACGTGGCCGGGCTGGGCGGCTACGACATGCCCGTGCACGTCCACGAGAAGGATCTGGCGGCGGTGCGCTCGCGGGCCGCGATGGTGGCGAGCTTCGGGCCGGCCGAGGAGCACCGGGACGCGCTCGACCGGCAGCTGCGGGACGAGTTCCGGGTGGCGGACCGGCCGGACGCCCAGGGGTTCGCCGAGGGCACGGTGTTCGATCTCGGCGGGCGCACGGTGACCGTGGTGCATCTGCCGGGGCACACGGCGGGGCACTGCGGCTTCCTCGTCGAGCCGGACGGGTTCCTGTTCGTCGCCGACATCGACCTGACCTCCTTCGGCCCGTTCTACGGGGACGCGGGGAGCAGCCTCGTCGACTTCGAGGCGTCGCTGCGGCGCTGCCGGGAGATCGACGCCCGCTGGTACGGGACGGCGCACCAGAAGGGTGTGATCGAGGGGGCCGCCGAGTTCCGGTCCCGGCTGGACGCGTTCACCGGTGTCGTCGAGCGGCGTGATGCCACGCTGCTGTCCCTGCTCGACGAGCCCCTGGGCGTCGGGGAACTCGCCACCCATCGGCTGGTCTACCGGCCGCACGTCGAGGGCGTGAACGTCCCGCTGGTCGAGCGTCGCACGCTGGTGCGGCACCTGGCCCGGCTGTCCGGCCAGGGCCGGGTCGAGGAGGTCGAGCCGGGCCTGTTCCGTTCGACCGGGAAGTGA
- a CDS encoding MerR family transcriptional regulator has translation MDGRHMQIGEVAARTELSLRTIRHYEDTGLVIPSARSQGGFRLYTEADVARLMVIRRMKPLGFTLDQMRDLLDATDRLDHDPAPDADERAALLERVRAYREAALEQVEKLRVQLSRAEEFAATLGSRLDPKAAQRRKDEVRP, from the coding sequence GTGGACGGCAGGCACATGCAGATCGGCGAGGTCGCCGCGCGCACCGAACTGTCGCTGCGCACCATCCGGCACTACGAGGACACGGGTCTGGTCATCCCGTCCGCCCGCTCGCAGGGCGGCTTCCGTCTGTACACCGAGGCCGACGTGGCCCGGCTGATGGTGATCCGCCGCATGAAGCCGCTCGGCTTCACCCTGGACCAGATGCGTGACCTGCTCGACGCCACCGACCGCCTCGATCACGACCCCGCCCCGGACGCCGACGAGCGCGCCGCACTCCTGGAGCGGGTGCGCGCCTACCGGGAGGCGGCGCTGGAGCAGGTGGAGAAGCTGCGGGTCCAGCTCTCCCGTGCCGAGGAGTTCGCCGCCACACTGGGTTCCCGTCTCGACCCGAAGGCCGCGCAGCGGCGGAAAGACGAGGTGCGCCCGTGA
- a CDS encoding SulP family inorganic anion transporter — protein MSPAARLRALKPDWLSDPQVWRTEVLAGLVVGLALIPEAISFSVIAGVEPAVGLFSAFTMAVVISVVGGRRAMISAATGAVALVVAPLNREHGLGYLVAAVVLAGVFQVVLGALGVARLMRFVPRSVMVGFVNALAVLVFMAQIPEMTDVPWAVYPLIAGGLAMTVLFPRITKAVPAPLVSIAVLTVITVAAGIAVPTVGDKGALPSALPVPGLPDVPFTLGTLTTVAPYALAMALVGLMESLMTAKLVDDLTDTHSDKTRESIGQGIANIVTGLFGGMGGCAMIGQTMINVKVSGARTRLSTFLAGAFLMVLCIVFGPVVSDIPMAALVAVMVMVSFATFDWHSVAPKTLRRMPGGEILVMLVTVVCVVATHNLAIGVVVGSVTAMVIFAKRVARLADVTSVTDPDHATVVYRVTGELFFASSNDLVGRFDYAGDPRHVVIDLSAAHIWDASSVAALDAVETKYAQRGKTVEITGLNTPSADLHDRLSGEFASGH, from the coding sequence GTGTCGCCGGCCGCCCGCCTGCGCGCGCTGAAGCCCGACTGGCTGTCCGATCCGCAGGTCTGGCGCACCGAGGTGCTGGCCGGTCTCGTGGTCGGACTCGCGCTGATCCCGGAGGCGATCTCCTTCTCGGTCATCGCCGGGGTCGAACCGGCCGTCGGCCTGTTCTCCGCCTTCACCATGGCCGTCGTCATCTCGGTCGTCGGCGGGCGCCGCGCGATGATCTCCGCCGCGACCGGCGCCGTCGCGCTGGTCGTCGCACCGCTGAACCGCGAGCACGGCCTCGGGTACCTGGTCGCGGCCGTCGTCCTCGCCGGTGTCTTCCAGGTGGTCCTCGGCGCACTCGGCGTCGCCCGGCTCATGCGGTTCGTGCCGCGCTCCGTGATGGTCGGCTTCGTCAACGCGCTCGCCGTCCTCGTCTTCATGGCCCAGATCCCGGAGATGACCGACGTCCCCTGGGCCGTCTACCCGCTGATCGCCGGCGGCCTCGCGATGACGGTCCTCTTCCCGAGGATCACGAAGGCCGTGCCCGCCCCGCTCGTCTCGATCGCCGTCCTCACCGTGATCACCGTCGCGGCCGGCATCGCCGTGCCGACCGTCGGCGACAAGGGCGCCCTGCCGTCCGCGCTGCCCGTGCCGGGCCTGCCCGACGTGCCGTTCACCCTCGGCACCCTGACGACCGTCGCCCCGTACGCGCTCGCGATGGCGCTGGTCGGCCTGATGGAGTCGCTCATGACGGCCAAGCTGGTCGACGACCTCACCGACACGCACTCCGACAAGACGCGCGAGTCGATCGGGCAGGGCATCGCCAACATCGTCACCGGACTCTTCGGCGGCATGGGCGGCTGCGCCATGATCGGCCAGACGATGATCAACGTGAAGGTCTCCGGCGCCCGCACCCGCCTGTCGACCTTCCTCGCCGGAGCCTTCCTCATGGTGCTCTGCATCGTGTTCGGCCCGGTCGTCTCCGACATCCCGATGGCGGCGCTGGTCGCCGTCATGGTCATGGTGTCGTTCGCGACGTTCGACTGGCACTCCGTCGCCCCGAAGACCCTCAGGCGCATGCCCGGCGGCGAGATCCTCGTCATGCTGGTCACCGTCGTGTGCGTCGTCGCCACCCACAACCTGGCGATCGGCGTCGTCGTCGGCTCCGTCACCGCCATGGTGATCTTCGCCAAGCGTGTCGCCCGGCTCGCCGACGTCACCTCCGTCACCGACCCGGACCACGCCACCGTGGTGTACCGGGTCACCGGCGAGCTCTTCTTCGCCTCCTCCAACGACCTCGTCGGCCGGTTCGACTACGCCGGCGACCCGCGGCACGTCGTCATCGACCTGAGCGCCGCGCACATCTGGGACGCGTCCTCGGTCGCCGCCCTGGACGCCGTCGAGACGAAGTACGCGCAGCGGGGCAAGACCGTGGAGATCACTGGGCTCAACACCCCGAGCGCCGACCTCCACGACCGGCTCAGCGGGGAGTTCGCGAGCGGCCACTGA
- a CDS encoding MFS transporter has product MSGLRGRGPAAPVRLGLRENWPQFTLLVVVNVCVGGLVGLERTTVPLIGTEVFGLTSDLAVFSFIIAFGLTKALTNLAAGALTARFRRKQLLVTGWLIGVPVPFVLAWAPSWGWIVAANVLLGLNQGLAWSMTVNMKIDLVGPARRGLATGLNEAAGYTAVGVTALLTGWLATVHGLRPAPELIGVVFVVAGLALALAVRDTAGHVALELARHAEPLPTGESTGLAAVFARTSWRHRSLRGASQAGLVNNLNDGLTWGVFPLLFTDHGLGLAAVGLIKGLYPILWGMGQIPTGHLADRVGRKPLIVTGILVQSAGFVIALALLDTPLLAGVLSSVALGLGTAMVYPALIASVSDHAHPAWRANALGTYRFWRDMGYAVGALVAGVLADALGLNATVVAAAALTAASGLLAARWIGERPVPSRTARPVSGRSRTPR; this is encoded by the coding sequence GTGAGCGGCCTCCGGGGACGGGGTCCGGCCGCGCCCGTACGGCTGGGGCTGCGGGAGAACTGGCCGCAGTTCACGCTGCTGGTCGTCGTCAACGTCTGCGTCGGCGGTCTGGTCGGCCTGGAGCGGACCACGGTGCCGCTCATCGGGACCGAGGTCTTCGGGCTGACGAGCGACCTGGCCGTGTTCTCGTTCATCATCGCGTTCGGGCTCACCAAGGCCCTGACCAACCTCGCCGCCGGTGCTCTCACCGCGCGCTTCCGGCGCAAGCAGCTCCTGGTCACGGGCTGGCTGATCGGCGTCCCCGTGCCGTTCGTGCTCGCCTGGGCGCCGTCCTGGGGCTGGATCGTCGCCGCGAACGTCCTGCTCGGCCTCAACCAGGGACTGGCCTGGTCGATGACGGTCAACATGAAGATCGACCTCGTCGGGCCCGCCCGCCGGGGCCTGGCCACGGGACTCAACGAGGCGGCCGGGTACACCGCCGTCGGTGTCACCGCCCTGCTCACCGGCTGGCTCGCCACCGTCCACGGGCTGCGTCCGGCGCCCGAGCTCATCGGTGTCGTCTTCGTCGTCGCCGGACTGGCTCTCGCCTTGGCCGTACGCGACACCGCGGGACACGTCGCCCTCGAACTCGCCCGGCACGCCGAGCCGCTGCCCACCGGCGAGAGCACCGGCCTGGCCGCCGTCTTCGCCCGGACGTCCTGGCGGCACCGCTCGCTGCGCGGCGCCAGTCAGGCGGGACTCGTCAACAACCTCAACGACGGTCTCACCTGGGGTGTCTTCCCGCTCCTGTTCACCGACCACGGTCTCGGCCTCGCCGCGGTGGGCCTGATCAAGGGCCTGTACCCGATCCTGTGGGGCATGGGCCAGATCCCGACCGGGCATCTCGCCGACCGCGTGGGCCGCAAACCCCTGATCGTCACCGGCATTCTCGTCCAGTCCGCCGGCTTCGTGATCGCCCTGGCCCTGCTCGACACCCCGCTGCTCGCGGGCGTCCTGTCCTCCGTCGCGCTGGGCCTCGGCACGGCCATGGTCTACCCGGCGCTGATCGCCTCGGTCTCGGACCACGCCCACCCCGCCTGGCGGGCGAACGCCCTGGGCACCTACCGGTTCTGGCGCGACATGGGCTATGCCGTCGGCGCCCTGGTGGCCGGGGTCCTCGCCGACGCCCTCGGCCTGAACGCCACCGTCGTCGCGGCCGCCGCCCTCACCGCCGCCTCCGGTCTGCTCGCGGCCCGCTGGATCGGCGAGCGCCCGGTGCCGTCCCGCACCGCCCGGCCCGTCAGTGGCCGCTCGCGAACTCCCCGCTGA
- a CDS encoding MBL fold metallo-hydrolase yields MGFADDHLVPLLDAGLGNNAYLVDLGDGRALAVDAGRDLRTLREAAGRRGLRVAFAADTHLHADFLSGAVQLAHDERAVVLASAAGRRGFAHRGLADGDEVGLGGLTLRALATPGHTDEHLSFLLLDGERAVGVFTGGSLIVNSAARTDLLGAERAEELARAQYRSLQRLARLPEDTAVWPTHGAGSFCSAPPGSERTSTIGAQKEANPLLAAPDEDIFVRRLLDGLGSYPAYFDRLAERNRLGPAVLTYEPVLPALAAERVHALRSEGGYVVDVRPAARFAGGHVPGSVSIALRDQFATWLGWLLPDDAPLAFVADADQDPGEIVRQAYKIGYERIAGHLAGGMAAWRAAGLPVARTPYLTPDQAPDTAYVDVRQRSEYAAGHVPGALHLELGTLAGHVGDTPEGALVACGHGERAMTAASVLEHAGHPGVRVLNGRPRDYAAAHGLRLTEGEAP; encoded by the coding sequence GTGGGCTTCGCCGACGACCACCTCGTCCCCCTCCTCGACGCGGGACTCGGCAACAACGCCTACCTCGTCGATCTGGGCGACGGCCGCGCGCTGGCCGTGGACGCCGGCCGCGATCTGCGCACCCTGCGCGAGGCCGCAGGCCGGCGCGGGCTGCGGGTCGCCTTCGCGGCCGACACCCACCTGCACGCCGACTTCCTCTCCGGCGCCGTCCAGCTCGCCCATGACGAGCGCGCCGTGGTGCTGGCCTCGGCCGCGGGCCGGCGGGGCTTCGCCCACCGGGGCCTGGCCGACGGCGACGAGGTCGGCCTGGGCGGCCTGACGCTGCGCGCGCTGGCCACCCCCGGACACACCGACGAGCACCTCTCGTTCCTGCTCCTGGACGGGGAGCGTGCCGTGGGCGTGTTCACCGGCGGCTCGCTGATCGTGAACTCCGCCGCCCGCACCGACCTCCTCGGCGCCGAGCGGGCCGAGGAACTCGCCCGCGCCCAGTACCGCTCGCTCCAGCGGCTCGCCCGGCTGCCCGAGGACACCGCGGTCTGGCCCACGCACGGCGCCGGCTCGTTCTGTTCGGCCCCGCCCGGCAGCGAGCGCACCAGCACCATCGGCGCCCAGAAGGAAGCCAACCCGCTGCTCGCGGCGCCGGACGAGGACATCTTCGTACGGCGGCTGCTCGACGGCCTGGGCAGCTACCCCGCCTACTTCGACCGCCTCGCCGAGCGCAACCGGCTCGGCCCCGCCGTCCTGACGTACGAACCGGTCCTGCCCGCCCTCGCCGCGGAGCGGGTCCACGCGCTGCGCTCCGAGGGCGGGTACGTCGTGGACGTGCGCCCGGCCGCACGCTTCGCCGGAGGTCATGTCCCCGGGTCGGTGTCGATCGCGCTGCGGGACCAGTTCGCGACCTGGCTCGGCTGGCTGCTGCCCGACGACGCCCCGCTCGCGTTCGTCGCCGACGCGGACCAGGACCCGGGCGAGATCGTCCGGCAGGCGTACAAGATCGGCTACGAGCGGATCGCCGGGCACCTCGCCGGAGGCATGGCCGCCTGGCGCGCGGCCGGTCTCCCCGTGGCGCGGACTCCGTACCTCACGCCGGACCAGGCACCCGACACCGCTTACGTCGACGTGCGTCAGCGGTCCGAGTACGCCGCAGGGCACGTCCCCGGCGCCCTGCACCTCGAACTCGGCACGCTGGCCGGACACGTGGGCGACACCCCCGAGGGCGCGCTCGTCGCCTGCGGGCACGGTGAGCGCGCCATGACCGCGGCCAGCGTCCTCGAACACGCCGGGCACCCGGGCGTCCGCGTCCTGAACGGGCGTCCGCGCGACTACGCGGCCGCGCACGGCCTGCGCCTGACCGAGGGCGAGGCTCCGTGA
- a CDS encoding ArsR/SmtB family transcription factor: protein MPKTAKADAKAALYDAFAVGGKALASGKRLELLDLLAQGERTVDALAKAAGLNLTTASAHLQTLKQAGFVATRREGVRVHYRLAGDDVARLFALLRKVTETHQATVPAARDAYLGEDGAAQVGRDELRARVEAGDVVLLDVRPVEEYRAGHIPGALSVPVAELADRIQELPPDLEVVVYCRGEYCVLAHDAVRLLAEHGRRAMRLDDGMLEWRLAELPVHTGDPA, encoded by the coding sequence ATGCCGAAGACGGCGAAGGCGGATGCGAAGGCGGCGCTCTACGACGCGTTCGCGGTCGGCGGCAAGGCGCTGGCCAGCGGAAAGCGGCTGGAACTGCTGGATCTGCTGGCCCAGGGTGAGCGCACGGTCGACGCGCTCGCCAAGGCGGCCGGGCTGAATCTGACGACCGCGTCCGCGCATCTGCAGACCCTCAAGCAGGCCGGCTTCGTCGCCACCCGCCGCGAGGGCGTGCGCGTCCACTACCGACTGGCCGGCGACGACGTCGCCCGGCTGTTCGCGCTGCTGCGCAAGGTCACCGAGACCCACCAGGCGACCGTACCGGCCGCCCGCGACGCCTACCTCGGCGAGGACGGCGCCGCTCAGGTCGGCCGGGACGAGCTGCGGGCCCGCGTCGAGGCCGGGGACGTGGTGCTCCTCGACGTGCGCCCCGTGGAGGAGTACCGGGCCGGACACATTCCGGGCGCGCTCTCCGTCCCGGTCGCCGAACTCGCGGACCGAATCCAGGAGTTGCCCCCGGACCTGGAGGTCGTCGTGTACTGCCGCGGCGAGTACTGCGTCCTCGCGCACGACGCGGTGCGGCTGCTCGCCGAACACGGCCGCCGGGCGATGCGGCTCGACGACGGCATGCTCGAATGGCGGCTCGCCGAACTCCCCGTCCACACCGGCGACCCGGCGTGA
- a CDS encoding prephenate dehydratase: protein MTSVAYQGEYGSNSAAAAQKLFPGCTELPCTSFEQALDAVTLGSADLAVIPVDNSAAGRVADVHHLLPESGLFVIGEYFLAIHFDLVGVAGATLDQVEQVRSHVHALGQCRKVLREGGWRTLVSDDTAGAAREVAELGDPRHAALAPPAAARHHGLEVLRAGVEDDPDNTTRFVVLSRDADFAPLTGAPTMTSLFFAVRNIPSALYKALGGFSSNAVNLTKIESYQMGAGLSPSCFYVEIEGHVDEPRVALALHELRFFSSEVRVLGVYPAHAHRLTERPA from the coding sequence GTGACGAGCGTCGCATATCAGGGTGAATACGGCTCCAATTCCGCGGCCGCCGCCCAGAAACTGTTCCCCGGCTGCACCGAGCTGCCCTGCACGAGCTTCGAGCAGGCCCTGGACGCGGTGACGCTCGGCAGCGCCGACCTCGCGGTGATCCCCGTCGACAACTCCGCCGCCGGACGCGTCGCCGACGTGCACCACCTGCTGCCGGAGTCGGGCCTGTTCGTGATCGGGGAGTACTTCCTCGCGATCCACTTCGACCTGGTGGGCGTGGCGGGGGCGACGCTCGACCAGGTGGAGCAGGTGCGCAGCCATGTGCACGCGCTCGGGCAGTGCCGCAAGGTGCTGCGGGAGGGCGGCTGGCGCACGCTGGTCAGCGACGACACGGCGGGCGCGGCCCGCGAGGTGGCCGAGCTCGGGGACCCGCGGCACGCGGCGCTCGCCCCGCCGGCCGCGGCCCGGCACCACGGTCTCGAGGTGCTGCGGGCGGGCGTCGAGGACGACCCGGACAACACGACGCGCTTCGTCGTCCTGTCGCGCGACGCGGACTTCGCCCCGCTGACCGGCGCCCCGACGATGACGAGCCTCTTCTTCGCCGTGCGGAACATCCCGAGCGCGCTGTACAAGGCCCTCGGCGGCTTCTCCAGCAACGCGGTGAACCTGACGAAGATCGAGAGCTACCAGATGGGCGCGGGCCTCAGCCCGAGCTGCTTCTACGTCGAGATCGAGGGCCACGTCGACGAGCCCCGCGTGGCGCTGGCCCTGCACGAGCTGCGCTTCTTCTCCTCCGAGGTCCGCGTCCTGGGCGTGTACCCGGCCCACGCACACCGGCTGACCGAGCGCCCCGCCTGA